In the Malaclemys terrapin pileata isolate rMalTer1 chromosome 12, rMalTer1.hap1, whole genome shotgun sequence genome, one interval contains:
- the TINF2 gene encoding TERF1-interacting nuclear factor 2 isoform X1, whose product MAGSDVRQNGQAAGGITPAPPGQDPCAPLRLAAVAAWQVMRARQVRDFPRVLGLLEAVGQAAPDVVFFRHYARLRLGLQAAVIMGMLQEEQPDGKIYDAVDTYFPEGEHRRHPLATARDLRLVGEAQETFRELVLGLLSDRQRRETYVEEQLEAEYGEPFLGGLEGLLYEYLGRLESTLPPPQLQQLQEAAWSECPLAGPPQRPSELSVLAQYLTDMGHHQHTGSPALPLVTSMPSLPPVPGTPGSRQRRSQEGAAPAQEEMPPDLGLHCQPPGEQDLDTSGDIVWESEEEESCGPRRKASYQCTRYNTLIPTFCDHLDPPSGCPGCCAPGPLPPPHGTDAPASGGCPTKPLIGDTK is encoded by the exons ATGGCCGGAAGTGACGTGAGACAAAACGG GCAGGCGGCGGGGGGCATCACGCCCGCCCCCCCCGGCCAGGACCCCTGCGCCCCCCTGCGCCTGGCCGCGGTGGCCGCCTGGCAGGTGATGCGGGCGCGGCAGGTGCGCGACTTCCCGCGGGTGCTGGGGCTGCTGGAGGCCGTGGGGCAGGCGGCCCCCGACGTCGTCTTCTTCCGCCACTACGCCCGGCTGCGCCTGGGCCTGCAGGCTGCG GTGATCATGGGgatgctgcaggaggagcagccGGACGGGAAGATCTACGACGCCGTGGACACCTACTTCCCCGAGGGCGAGCACCGGCGCCACCCGCTGGCC accGCCCGGGACCTGCGCCTGGTGGGCGAAGCCCAGGAGACCTTCCGGGAGCTGGTGCTGGGCCTGCTGAGTGACCGGCAGCGGCGGGAGACCTACGTGGag gagcagctggaggCCGAATATGGGGAGCCCTTcctgggggggctggaggggctgcTCTACGAGTATCTGGGGCGCCTGGAGAgcaccctgcccccgccccaactccagcag ctgcaggaggcTGCCTGGAGCGAGTGCCCCCTGGCcggccccccccagcgcccctcgGAGCTCAGCGTCCTGGCCCAGTACCTCACGGACATGGGCCACCACCAGCACACGG gctCACCCGCCTTGCCGCTAGTAACCAGcatgccctccctgcccccagtgcccggGACGCCGGGGTCCCGCCAGAGGCGGAGCCAGGAGGGGGCAGCGCCCGCACAGGAAGA gatGCCCCCTGACCTTGGCCTGCACTGCCAGCCGCCCGGAGAACAGGACCTGG ACACAAGCGGGGACATCGTGTGGGAGTCGGAAGAGGAGGAGAGCTGTGGCCCCCGCAGGAAG GCCAGCTACCAGTGCACGCGGTACAACACCCTGATCCCCACCTTCTGCGACCACCTGGACCCCCCCAGCGG gTGCCCTGGCTGCTGCGCTCCCgggcccctgcccccgccccacggcACAGACGcaccagcctccggagggtgccCCACAAAGCCTTTAATTGGTGACACCAAATAA
- the TINF2 gene encoding TERF1-interacting nuclear factor 2 isoform X2: MAGSDVRQNGQAAGGITPAPPGQDPCAPLRLAAVAAWQVMRARQVRDFPRVLGLLEAVGQAAPDVVFFRHYARLRLGLQAAVIMGMLQEEQPDGKIYDAVDTYFPEGEHRRHPLATARDLRLVGEAQETFRELVLGLLSDRQRRETYVEEQLEAEYGEPFLGGLEGLLYEYLGRLESTLPPPQLQQLQEAAWSECPLAGPPQRPSELSVLAQYLTDMGHHQHTVPGTPGSRQRRSQEGAAPAQEEMPPDLGLHCQPPGEQDLDTSGDIVWESEEEESCGPRRKASYQCTRYNTLIPTFCDHLDPPSGCPGCCAPGPLPPPHGTDAPASGGCPTKPLIGDTK; the protein is encoded by the exons ATGGCCGGAAGTGACGTGAGACAAAACGG GCAGGCGGCGGGGGGCATCACGCCCGCCCCCCCCGGCCAGGACCCCTGCGCCCCCCTGCGCCTGGCCGCGGTGGCCGCCTGGCAGGTGATGCGGGCGCGGCAGGTGCGCGACTTCCCGCGGGTGCTGGGGCTGCTGGAGGCCGTGGGGCAGGCGGCCCCCGACGTCGTCTTCTTCCGCCACTACGCCCGGCTGCGCCTGGGCCTGCAGGCTGCG GTGATCATGGGgatgctgcaggaggagcagccGGACGGGAAGATCTACGACGCCGTGGACACCTACTTCCCCGAGGGCGAGCACCGGCGCCACCCGCTGGCC accGCCCGGGACCTGCGCCTGGTGGGCGAAGCCCAGGAGACCTTCCGGGAGCTGGTGCTGGGCCTGCTGAGTGACCGGCAGCGGCGGGAGACCTACGTGGag gagcagctggaggCCGAATATGGGGAGCCCTTcctgggggggctggaggggctgcTCTACGAGTATCTGGGGCGCCTGGAGAgcaccctgcccccgccccaactccagcag ctgcaggaggcTGCCTGGAGCGAGTGCCCCCTGGCcggccccccccagcgcccctcgGAGCTCAGCGTCCTGGCCCAGTACCTCACGGACATGGGCCACCACCAGCACACGG tgcccggGACGCCGGGGTCCCGCCAGAGGCGGAGCCAGGAGGGGGCAGCGCCCGCACAGGAAGA gatGCCCCCTGACCTTGGCCTGCACTGCCAGCCGCCCGGAGAACAGGACCTGG ACACAAGCGGGGACATCGTGTGGGAGTCGGAAGAGGAGGAGAGCTGTGGCCCCCGCAGGAAG GCCAGCTACCAGTGCACGCGGTACAACACCCTGATCCCCACCTTCTGCGACCACCTGGACCCCCCCAGCGG gTGCCCTGGCTGCTGCGCTCCCgggcccctgcccccgccccacggcACAGACGcaccagcctccggagggtgccCCACAAAGCCTTTAATTGGTGACACCAAATAA
- the TINF2 gene encoding TERF1-interacting nuclear factor 2 isoform X3 — MAGSDVRQNGQAAGGITPAPPGQDPCAPLRLAAVAAWQVMRARQVRDFPRVLGLLEAVGQAAPDVVFFRHYARLRLGLQAAVIMGMLQEEQPDGKIYDAVDTYFPEGEHRRHPLATARDLRLVGEAQETFRELVLGLLSDRQRRETYVEEQLEAEYGEPFLGGLEGLLYEYLGRLESTLPPPQLQQLQEAAWSECPLAGPPQRPSELSVLAQYLTDMGHHQHTGSPALPLVTSMPSLPPVPGTPGSRQRRSQEGAAPAQEEMPPDLGLHCQPPGEQDLDTSGDIVWESEEEESCGPRRKVPWLLRSRAPAPAPRHRRTSLRRVPHKAFNW, encoded by the exons ATGGCCGGAAGTGACGTGAGACAAAACGG GCAGGCGGCGGGGGGCATCACGCCCGCCCCCCCCGGCCAGGACCCCTGCGCCCCCCTGCGCCTGGCCGCGGTGGCCGCCTGGCAGGTGATGCGGGCGCGGCAGGTGCGCGACTTCCCGCGGGTGCTGGGGCTGCTGGAGGCCGTGGGGCAGGCGGCCCCCGACGTCGTCTTCTTCCGCCACTACGCCCGGCTGCGCCTGGGCCTGCAGGCTGCG GTGATCATGGGgatgctgcaggaggagcagccGGACGGGAAGATCTACGACGCCGTGGACACCTACTTCCCCGAGGGCGAGCACCGGCGCCACCCGCTGGCC accGCCCGGGACCTGCGCCTGGTGGGCGAAGCCCAGGAGACCTTCCGGGAGCTGGTGCTGGGCCTGCTGAGTGACCGGCAGCGGCGGGAGACCTACGTGGag gagcagctggaggCCGAATATGGGGAGCCCTTcctgggggggctggaggggctgcTCTACGAGTATCTGGGGCGCCTGGAGAgcaccctgcccccgccccaactccagcag ctgcaggaggcTGCCTGGAGCGAGTGCCCCCTGGCcggccccccccagcgcccctcgGAGCTCAGCGTCCTGGCCCAGTACCTCACGGACATGGGCCACCACCAGCACACGG gctCACCCGCCTTGCCGCTAGTAACCAGcatgccctccctgcccccagtgcccggGACGCCGGGGTCCCGCCAGAGGCGGAGCCAGGAGGGGGCAGCGCCCGCACAGGAAGA gatGCCCCCTGACCTTGGCCTGCACTGCCAGCCGCCCGGAGAACAGGACCTGG ACACAAGCGGGGACATCGTGTGGGAGTCGGAAGAGGAGGAGAGCTGTGGCCCCCGCAGGAAG gTGCCCTGGCTGCTGCGCTCCCgggcccctgcccccgccccacggcACAGACGcaccagcctccggagggtgccCCACAAAGCCTTTAATTGGTGA
- the TGM1 gene encoding protein-glutamine gamma-glutamyltransferase K yields MPEPDTRMDVGRWASASYRVRQPGPPDPPPERRKRSFFSKFCRCCKCCAGPRDDTDWGPAPGEVPGSRPAQPVIREGMLVVSGVDLMGQRSGANRRAHHTDEFEYDELIVRRGQPFDIRLQLRQPYNPELHRVCLELLVGPTPQVSKATHILVPVGAPLPGLGWAAEETDSTDDSLSLRVSTSPTAVIGKYRFSVKTRSRAGEYQMPFEPHNEIYILFNPWCREDAVYLPQDDWLEEYVLNESGRIYYGTESQIGERTWNYGQFDRGLLDACLYILDRRGMPHSGRGDPISVSRVVSAMVNSLDDNGVLVGNWTGDYSRGTNPSAWVGSVDILRQYHRTGYPVLYGQCWVFAGVVTTVLRCFGIATRTVTNYNSAHDTDVSLTMDIYFDENMKPLERLNADSVWNFHVWNDCWMTRPDLPSGYDGWQVVDATPQETSSGIFCCGPCSVQAIKNGLVYLKYDAPFIFAEVNSDKVYWQRQADGTYKIVYVEEKAIGHLISTKAVGSHERHDITDLYKHPEGSEAERKAVETAARHGTKAHIYKNKEWGEDVSLSVETSEAVMGQDVSVQVALNNRGSSSRSVALTLHLAPMFYTGVTGSTFKQESRQVEIPPGGAQSVRMVVSYAEYQPHLVDQAALMLSVSGKVAQTGQVLAKQHSFRLRTPDLTLTVLGPAVVGKETQVQVVFKNPLPQTLKSAVFHMEGSGVSSPKATNIGTIGGHQTISFRQTFVPLRAGRRQLVASLDSPQLSQVHGVVTVDVAPAAGGQPAPARSSPAREAPARSSPARGSPARASPARGSPARGSPARGSPARGSPARGSPSRQPDPRNSPARNREPGRAG; encoded by the exons ATGCCGGAGCCCGATACCCGGATGGATGTGGGGAGGTGGGCGAGTGCCAGCTACCGGGTCCGCCAGCCTGGCCCCCCCGATCCACCACCCGAAAGGAGGAAGCGATCCTTCTTCAGCAAATTCTGCAGATGTTGCAAATGCTGCGCAGGGCCCAGGGACGACACAGACTGGGGGCCGGCACCGGGGGAGGTGCCGGGGTCCCGGCCGGCCCAGCCAGTCATCCGGG AGGGGATGCTGGTGGTGAGTGGCGTGGACCTGatggggcagcgctcgggggcgAATCGCCGAGCCCACCACACGGACGAGTTCGAGTACGACGAGCTGATCGTGCGCCGGGGGCAGCCCTTCGACATCCGCCTGCAGCTGCGGCAGCCCTACAACCCCGAGCTTCACCGGGTCTGCCTGGAGCTGCTCGTCG gcccTACACCCCAGGTGTCCAAGGCCACACACATCCTGGTCCCGGTGGGGGCCCCGCtgcccgggctgggctgggcggccgAGGAGACGGACTCCACTGACGACAGCCTGTCCCTGCGGGTCAGTACGTCCCCCACCGCCGTCATTGGCAAGTACCGCTTCAGCGTCAAGACCCGGAGCCGGGCAGGCGAGTACCAGATGCCCTTTGAACCCCACAACGAGATCTACATCCTCTTCAACCCCTGGTGccgcg aggaCGCCGTGTACTTGCCCCAGGACGACTGGCTGGAGGAATATGTGCTCAACGAGAGTGGGCGCATCTACTACGGCACCGAGAGCCAGATCGGGGAGCGCACCTGGAACTACGGGCAG TTTGACCGGGGGCTGCTGGACGCCTGTCTGTACATCCTGGACCGGCGCGGGATGCCCCACTCGGGGCGCGGGGACCCCATCAGTGTGTCCCGCGTTGTCTCCGCCatg GTGAACTCCCTGGACGACAACGGGGTGCTGGTGGGGAACTGGACGGGCGACTACTCGCGGGGCACCAACCCCTCGGCCTGGGTGGGCAGCGTGGACATCCTCCGGCAGTACCACCGCACCGGCTACCCCGTCCTCTACGGCCAGTGCTGGGTCTTTGCCGGCGTCGTCACCACTG TCCTGCGGTGCTTCGGGATCGCCACACGCACAGTTACCAACTACAACTCGGCCCACGACACGGATGTCAGCCTCACCATGGACATCTACTTCGACGAGAACATGAAACCGCTGGAACGGCTCAATGCCGACTCCGTCTG GAATTTCCACGTGTGGAACGACTGCTGGATGACCCGGCCCGACCTGCCCTCGGGGTACGACGGGTGGCAAGTGGTCGATGCCACCCCCCAAGAGACCAGCAGTG GTATCTTCTGCTGCGGACCCTGCTCGGTGCAGGCCATTAAGAACGGGCTGGTGTACCTGAAGTATGACGCGCCCTTCATCTTTGCTgag gtGAACAGCGACAAGGTGTACTGGCAGCGCCAGGCCGACGGCACCTACAAGATCGTCTACGTGGAGGAAAAGGCCATCGGGCACCTGATCAGCACCAAGGCCGTGGGCTCGCACGAGCGTCACGACATCACCGATCTCTACAAACACCCCGAGG GCTCAGAAGCGGAGCGGAAGGCGGTGGAGACAGCGGCACGGCACGGCACCAAGGCACACATCTACAAGAACAAGGAGTGGGGTGAGGACGTGTCGCTGAGTGTGGAGACCTCGGAGGCCGTCATGGGCCAGGACGTGAGCGTCCAGGTGGCCCTGAACAACCGGGGCAGCAGCAGCCGCAGCGTGGCCCTCACTCTGCACCTGGCACCCATGTTCTACACGGGCGTGACTGGGAGCACCTTCAAACAGGAGAGCCGGCAGGTGGAGATCCCGCCGGGAGGAG cccagtccGTCCGCATGGTGGTGTCCTACGCCGAGTACCAGCCCCACCTCGTTGACCAAGCTGCCCTCATGCTCAGCGTCTCGGGGAAGGTGGCTCAGACCGGGCAGGTACTCGCCAAGCAGCACAGCTTCCGCCTTCGCACGCCGGACCTGACGCTCACG gtgCTGGGCCCagctgtggtggggaaggagacGCAAGTGCAAGTCGTCTTCAAGAACCCGCTGCCCCAGACACTGAAGAGTGCTGTCTTCCACATGGAGGGGTCGGGGGTGTCCAGCCCCAAGGCCACCAACATAGG gaCCATCGGCGGGCACCAGACGATCTCCTTCCGCCAGACCTTCGTGCCGCTCCGGGCCGGGCGGCGCCAGCTGGTGGCCAGCCTGGACAGCCCGCAGCTCTCCCAAGTCCACGGGGTGGTGACCGTGGATGTGGCCCCAGCTGCGGGGGGCCAGCCGGCCCCTGCTCGCAGCTCCCCAGCCCGGGAGGCCCCAGCCCGCAGCTCCCCAGCACGGGGCTCCCCGGCCAGGGCCTCCCcagcgcggggctccccggccaGGGGCTCCCCAGCACGGGGCTCCCCGGCCAGGGGCTCCCCGGCGCGGGGCTCCCCCTCGCGCCAACCAGACCCCCGGAATTCCCCCGCCCGGAACCGAGAGCCAGGCCGCGCCGGCTGA